The following DNA comes from Algiphilus sp..
GGGCCGCCAGGGCCATGCCTGGCTCAGCCGCTAGGCGATCGGCGGCATCGACAACCGTGAACGAACGACATGACACCGCCCGGACGGCCGGGCGGGTCGACCATGGAAGGAGGAGACCGATGACCATGCAGAGAGTGGGCGCCCTCGGCGTCCTGGCGTGCGCGCTGCTGAGCGCGTGCGGTGGCAGCAGCAGCGGCGACGGCGCCGCGCAGCCGGGCGGCGATCCGCGTCCGGGCGTCGTGGAGCGCGTCGAGATCCCGTCGCCGGTCGACGGCGTCATCGTCTTCCAGCTCTTCGAGCCGAGCGAGGTGGTGCCCGGCCAGCGCTATCCGCTGATCCTGGAGGGCCACGGCTACGGCGGCAGCCGGCAGACCGAGGCCGGCGGCACCATCGCCGCGCTGATCGATCGCGGGTACTACGTCATCAGCATCGACCAGCGCGGCTTCGGCGAATCCACCGGGCCGGTGCGCGTCATGGATCCGGACGCCGAGGGCCGCGATCTGGTCGCGATCCTGGACTGGGCGGAGGCGAATCTCGATCAGGTCGCGCGTGACGGCGGCGACACCATGAAGGTGGGGACCTTCGGCTCGAGCTACGGCGGCGGCTATCAGTTCCTGCTGCAGGCGGTGGACCCGGAGCACCGCGTGCGCGCCATGGTGCCGGACATCACCTGGCACGACCTGACTTACTCGCTGAATCCGGCCGGCGCCATCAAGTCGGGCTGGGCGCTGTTCCTGGTGGCGGGCGGCGAGGCCGGGTCGCAGCTCGACCAGGACAACGTCATCCGCGAGACCCTGCTGCGCGGCCTCGCGACCAACACCTTCCCCGACGGCGCGCTGAACTTCTTCCGCTACCACAGCCCGCGCTACTTCTGCGACGGCGAGCCCATCGACGCCATCGAGTTCCTTGCCACGACCGAGATCCCGCAGACGCCGCCGGTGGCGCCGCCGGCGGTCGACGTGATGCTGTGGCAGGGATTCCCGGACACGCTGTTCAACGTCACCGAGGCCTTCGACAACTACCGCTGCCTGCGCGAGCGCGGCGGCGACGTGCGCCTGCTGACGCACCAGACCGGGCACGTGCTCCCGCTCGGCGCCGAGGCACTGGCCGGCGAATCGGTCGGCGACGCGCTCGATGCGCTCTCCGGCCTGGTGGCCGTTCCGGAGTTCCAGGGGCCGGCCGGCGCGAACGCCTGCGGCGGCATCGACCGGCAGGCGGCGACGCTGGCGTGGTTCGACGCCAAGCTCAAGGACCGGCCGGCGGAGCTCGCCGCGACC
Coding sequences within:
- a CDS encoding alpha/beta fold hydrolase — its product is MTMQRVGALGVLACALLSACGGSSSGDGAAQPGGDPRPGVVERVEIPSPVDGVIVFQLFEPSEVVPGQRYPLILEGHGYGGSRQTEAGGTIAALIDRGYYVISIDQRGFGESTGPVRVMDPDAEGRDLVAILDWAEANLDQVARDGGDTMKVGTFGSSYGGGYQFLLQAVDPEHRVRAMVPDITWHDLTYSLNPAGAIKSGWALFLVAGGEAGSQLDQDNVIRETLLRGLATNTFPDGALNFFRYHSPRYFCDGEPIDAIEFLATTEIPQTPPVAPPAVDVMLWQGFPDTLFNVTEAFDNYRCLRERGGDVRLLTHQTGHVLPLGAEALAGESVGDALDALSGLVAVPEFQGPAGANACGGIDRQAATLAWFDAKLKDRPAELAATVPTGDSICLSLADGDAVAVSEVPVGGEDLPFATDLPAVSGVIGAATSVLGPDLPGGIGAVELTTIGDEGAVLGGQPTFHLEVTPAVPALALDDCLLDFLPLACDPIVYIGLGYRRDGSWQLIDDQLTPVRGFGSHGTPQDPERLVAVAERLEAGDTLGLLLFGFHPQYLGTFSRDLLVPAVNLTGRVQVPLLSDAQIVAEGF